The Benincasa hispida cultivar B227 chromosome 9, ASM972705v1, whole genome shotgun sequence genome has a segment encoding these proteins:
- the LOC120086480 gene encoding inorganic pyrophosphatase 2-like isoform X1 — MVGIVVVFDFDKTIIDLDSDNWVVDELGATDLFNELLPTMPWNSLMDRMMMELHEQGRTIDDIADVLKRAPMHPDVVPAIKAAHALRCDLRIVSDANLFYIDTILNHLGIRECFSEIHTNPSLVDEEGRLRIFPIHKFSKSPHDFCPPNMCKGLVMERIQASLMAEGKTKKRFIYLGDGNGDYCPSLKLGEGDFLMPRKNFPLWDLISQQNPLVIKAEIHEWSDGEEMGRILLRLINSISMAENAQFLSPQNMAVAVHEAEAGFTHSNPGNGG, encoded by the exons ATGGTCGGAATTGTGGTGGTTTTCGACTTCGACAAGACGATCATCGACTTAGATAGCGATAATTGGGTGGTGGATGAACTCGGCGCCACCGATTTGTTCAACGAACTCCTCCCTACGATGCCGTGGAACTCTCTCATG GATCGGATGATGATGGAGCTTCATGAACAAGGAAGAACCATCGACGATATTGCCGATGTTCTCAAACGCGCTCCGATGCATCCTGATGTCGTTCCCGCCATTAAAGCCGCTCATGCCTTACG TTGTGATTTGAGGATTGTGAGTGATGCGAATCTGTTTTACATCGATACGATTTTGAATCATCTCGGAATTAGAGAATGCTTTTCTGAAATCCATACGAATCCAAGCTTGGTGGATGAAGAAGGAAGGCTAAGAATATTTCCAATCCACAAGTTCTCTAAATCTCCTCACGATTTCTGCCCTCCAAACATGTGCAAG GGCCTCGTTATGGAGAGGATTCAGGCGTCGTTGATGGCGGAAGGGAAAACGAAGAAGAGGTTCATCTATTTAGGCGATGGAAATGGCGATTACTGCCCTAGTTTGAAACTTGGAGAAGGTGATTTTCTGATGCCGAGGAAGAATTTTCCATTGTGGGACTTGATTAGCCAACAAAATCCACTTGTGATTAAAGCAGAAATCCACGAATGGAGCGATGGAGAAGAAATGGGGAGGATCTTGTTGAGGTTAATCAACTCCATTTCAATGGCGGAGAATGCTCAGTTCTTATCGCCTCAAAATATGGCCGTTGCTGTGCATGAAGCAGAGGCGGGCTTCACTCACTCCAACCCTGGCAATGGTGGCTAA
- the LOC120086480 gene encoding inorganic pyrophosphatase 2-like isoform X2: MVGIVVVFDFDKTIIDLDSDNWVVDELGATDLFNELLPTMPWNSLMDRMMMELHEQGRTIDDIADVLKRAPMHPDVVPAIKAAHALRIVSDANLFYIDTILNHLGIRECFSEIHTNPSLVDEEGRLRIFPIHKFSKSPHDFCPPNMCKGLVMERIQASLMAEGKTKKRFIYLGDGNGDYCPSLKLGEGDFLMPRKNFPLWDLISQQNPLVIKAEIHEWSDGEEMGRILLRLINSISMAENAQFLSPQNMAVAVHEAEAGFTHSNPGNGG; the protein is encoded by the exons ATGGTCGGAATTGTGGTGGTTTTCGACTTCGACAAGACGATCATCGACTTAGATAGCGATAATTGGGTGGTGGATGAACTCGGCGCCACCGATTTGTTCAACGAACTCCTCCCTACGATGCCGTGGAACTCTCTCATG GATCGGATGATGATGGAGCTTCATGAACAAGGAAGAACCATCGACGATATTGCCGATGTTCTCAAACGCGCTCCGATGCATCCTGATGTCGTTCCCGCCATTAAAGCCGCTCATGCCTTACG GATTGTGAGTGATGCGAATCTGTTTTACATCGATACGATTTTGAATCATCTCGGAATTAGAGAATGCTTTTCTGAAATCCATACGAATCCAAGCTTGGTGGATGAAGAAGGAAGGCTAAGAATATTTCCAATCCACAAGTTCTCTAAATCTCCTCACGATTTCTGCCCTCCAAACATGTGCAAG GGCCTCGTTATGGAGAGGATTCAGGCGTCGTTGATGGCGGAAGGGAAAACGAAGAAGAGGTTCATCTATTTAGGCGATGGAAATGGCGATTACTGCCCTAGTTTGAAACTTGGAGAAGGTGATTTTCTGATGCCGAGGAAGAATTTTCCATTGTGGGACTTGATTAGCCAACAAAATCCACTTGTGATTAAAGCAGAAATCCACGAATGGAGCGATGGAGAAGAAATGGGGAGGATCTTGTTGAGGTTAATCAACTCCATTTCAATGGCGGAGAATGCTCAGTTCTTATCGCCTCAAAATATGGCCGTTGCTGTGCATGAAGCAGAGGCGGGCTTCACTCACTCCAACCCTGGCAATGGTGGCTAA
- the LOC120086480 gene encoding inorganic pyrophosphatase 2-like isoform X3, translating into MVGIVVVFDFDKTIIDLDSDNWVVDELGATDLFNELLPTMPWNSLMDRMMMELHEQGRTIDDIADVLKRAPMHPDVVPAIKAAHALRECFSEIHTNPSLVDEEGRLRIFPIHKFSKSPHDFCPPNMCKGLVMERIQASLMAEGKTKKRFIYLGDGNGDYCPSLKLGEGDFLMPRKNFPLWDLISQQNPLVIKAEIHEWSDGEEMGRILLRLINSISMAENAQFLSPQNMAVAVHEAEAGFTHSNPGNGG; encoded by the exons ATGGTCGGAATTGTGGTGGTTTTCGACTTCGACAAGACGATCATCGACTTAGATAGCGATAATTGGGTGGTGGATGAACTCGGCGCCACCGATTTGTTCAACGAACTCCTCCCTACGATGCCGTGGAACTCTCTCATG GATCGGATGATGATGGAGCTTCATGAACAAGGAAGAACCATCGACGATATTGCCGATGTTCTCAAACGCGCTCCGATGCATCCTGATGTCGTTCCCGCCATTAAAGCCGCTCATGCCTTACG AGAATGCTTTTCTGAAATCCATACGAATCCAAGCTTGGTGGATGAAGAAGGAAGGCTAAGAATATTTCCAATCCACAAGTTCTCTAAATCTCCTCACGATTTCTGCCCTCCAAACATGTGCAAG GGCCTCGTTATGGAGAGGATTCAGGCGTCGTTGATGGCGGAAGGGAAAACGAAGAAGAGGTTCATCTATTTAGGCGATGGAAATGGCGATTACTGCCCTAGTTTGAAACTTGGAGAAGGTGATTTTCTGATGCCGAGGAAGAATTTTCCATTGTGGGACTTGATTAGCCAACAAAATCCACTTGTGATTAAAGCAGAAATCCACGAATGGAGCGATGGAGAAGAAATGGGGAGGATCTTGTTGAGGTTAATCAACTCCATTTCAATGGCGGAGAATGCTCAGTTCTTATCGCCTCAAAATATGGCCGTTGCTGTGCATGAAGCAGAGGCGGGCTTCACTCACTCCAACCCTGGCAATGGTGGCTAA